A part of Rattus norvegicus strain BN/NHsdMcwi chromosome 4, GRCr8, whole genome shotgun sequence genomic DNA contains:
- the LOC134486676 gene encoding ARL14 effector protein-like, which produces MLKMNGYFSVKYKAMNKYDKNTRLLCNDVDLCDSLEKNCLGCFYPGPKCNSNKYGPECQCNLCWVNDAIIIESGEVISTLPFFVPD; this is translated from the coding sequence ATGTTGAAGATGAATGGATATTTTTCTGTGAAGTACAAGGCGATGAATAAGTACGACAAAAACACCAGGCTGCTGTGTAACGATGTGGACCTGTGTGACAGTCTAGAGAAGAACTGCCTGGGATGCTTCTACCCAGGTCCCAAGTGCAACTCCAACAAGTATGGGCCAGAGTGCCAGTGCAACTTGTGCTGGGTCAATGATGCCATCATCATAGAGTCTGGTGAGGTCATCAGCACCCTGCCATTTTTTGTTCCTGATTAG